In the genome of Armatimonadota bacterium, one region contains:
- a CDS encoding ester cyclase — protein sequence MATLATSRYLEFVTTWFDRVWKDQDTDAIAEMFVEDGPAYGLGGRALVGPEGFLTFHKAMLELLSDVDVTVDHIIEQDDWFSYIGTFKGKCRRTGRDVSMHGGAMCRIVDGKMLEAYNTWDFLALYEGLGLVPEGAFERGLSGRPLCER from the coding sequence ATGGCAACCCTTGCGACATCGCGCTATCTGGAATTCGTCACGACGTGGTTCGACCGCGTGTGGAAAGACCAGGACACCGACGCCATCGCGGAAATGTTCGTCGAAGACGGGCCGGCCTATGGTCTGGGAGGCAGGGCCTTGGTCGGCCCAGAGGGCTTCCTCACGTTCCACAAAGCCATGCTCGAGCTGCTCAGCGACGTCGACGTCACTGTGGACCACATCATCGAACAGGACGACTGGTTCTCCTACATCGGCACGTTCAAAGGCAAATGCCGTCGGACGGGCCGTGACGTCTCCATGCACGGTGGAGCGATGTGCAGGATCGTCGACGGCAAGATGTTAGAGGCGTACAACACGTGGGATTTCTTGGCTCTGTACGAAGGTCTTGGCCTCGTTCCCGAAGGGGCGTTCGAACGCGGGCTCTCGGGCCGACCGCTCTGCGAAAGATGA
- a CDS encoding ATP-dependent Clp protease ATP-binding subunit produces MWQRFTERARKVVFFAQEEAQKFGEGYVSTEHLLLGLVRESDSVAARVLERLGVSLARIRAEIEKQLPRGEARQSQDMTLTPRAKRVIDLAYDEARNLNNNYIGTEHLLLGLIREGDGLAGRVLGKLGVELEKARREVMALQDNETQTRSASRAGTNGSQVKTQTLDEFGRDLTDLAREGKLDPVVGRQQEIERVMQILTRRTKNNPCLIGEPGVGKTAIAEGLALRIVSGDIPDLLKNKRLVALDLAGLVAGTKYRGEFEERMKKVMEEVRRAEGQVILFIDELHTLVGAGAAEGAIDASNIMKPALARGELQCIGATTQDEFRKYIERDAALERRFQAVKVREPNEEEAVDILMGLRERYEAHHDVEITDEAISAAVQLSQRYITDRTLPDKAIDLIDEAASRVRLQQSLPPADVRADKVKLNKLKAELDHAKRHEPDAESTVKLESEVDELEDSIAGREEAWSAEEKPKAVVGEDQIASIVQSWTGIPVTRLVEAESQKLLRMEADLHNRIIGQNDAVGAVARAIRRARSGLKDPKRPIASFMFLGPTGVGKTELAKALAEYLYEKESNIVRIDMSEYMERFAISRLVGAPPGYVGYDEGGQLTEQVRRNPYCVVLLDEIEKAHPEVFNLLLQVMEDGQLTDSQGRTVDFRNTIIVMTSNVGVRPIELEKGLGFRDTKMDLNDPRTYETMKAKMLDEMKKLFRPEFLNRVDEVIVFQHLKKEEILEIADLYLTRVNRQAAELGLTIELSDKVKDLLVEKGYDPNLGARPLRRAVQRYIEDPLSEELLLNVFQHGDTIVADVAEGKEGDEEKIVFSKRSGGGSEKEKMLVKN; encoded by the coding sequence ATGTGGCAGCGCTTTACTGAGCGTGCGAGAAAAGTGGTCTTCTTCGCGCAAGAAGAGGCCCAGAAGTTCGGCGAAGGATACGTCAGTACCGAGCACCTTCTGTTGGGCTTGGTGCGGGAGTCGGATTCCGTCGCCGCACGAGTGCTCGAAAGGCTAGGCGTGAGCCTGGCCCGCATCCGCGCCGAGATCGAAAAGCAGTTGCCTCGCGGGGAAGCCCGCCAGAGTCAGGACATGACTCTGACGCCCCGCGCCAAGCGTGTCATCGATCTGGCCTACGACGAGGCCCGAAACCTCAACAACAACTACATCGGGACGGAGCACCTGTTGCTCGGCCTGATCCGCGAAGGCGACGGCCTTGCCGGCCGTGTCCTTGGCAAGCTGGGCGTCGAACTGGAGAAGGCCCGCCGCGAGGTGATGGCGCTCCAGGACAACGAGACCCAGACCCGCTCGGCTTCCCGCGCCGGGACGAACGGGTCGCAGGTCAAGACCCAGACCCTAGACGAATTCGGTCGCGACCTGACGGACCTCGCCCGCGAGGGCAAGCTCGACCCGGTCGTCGGCCGCCAACAAGAGATCGAGCGGGTGATGCAAATCTTGACCCGCCGGACGAAGAACAACCCGTGCCTCATCGGCGAACCCGGTGTCGGAAAGACGGCCATCGCAGAAGGATTGGCCCTCCGCATCGTGAGCGGCGACATCCCCGACCTGCTGAAGAACAAGCGGTTGGTCGCCCTCGACCTCGCTGGGCTCGTAGCCGGTACCAAGTACCGTGGAGAGTTCGAAGAGCGCATGAAAAAAGTCATGGAGGAGGTCCGGAGAGCCGAGGGCCAAGTGATCCTCTTCATCGACGAGCTTCACACTCTTGTCGGCGCCGGCGCCGCTGAAGGCGCGATCGATGCCAGTAACATCATGAAACCGGCCTTGGCCCGTGGCGAGCTGCAGTGCATCGGCGCCACGACCCAGGACGAGTTCCGCAAGTACATCGAGCGGGACGCCGCCCTCGAACGCCGGTTCCAGGCCGTCAAGGTCCGTGAACCGAACGAGGAGGAGGCGGTCGACATTCTGATGGGCTTGCGGGAGCGCTATGAAGCGCACCACGATGTGGAGATCACCGATGAGGCGATCTCGGCCGCGGTGCAGCTCAGTCAGCGCTACATCACCGACCGCACGTTGCCGGACAAGGCGATCGACCTGATCGACGAGGCCGCGTCCCGTGTGCGGTTGCAGCAAAGCCTGCCGCCCGCCGACGTCAGAGCGGACAAGGTCAAGCTCAACAAGCTGAAGGCCGAACTCGACCACGCGAAACGGCACGAGCCGGACGCGGAGTCGACCGTCAAGCTCGAGTCCGAAGTCGACGAACTGGAAGACAGCATCGCAGGAAGGGAAGAGGCGTGGAGCGCTGAAGAAAAGCCAAAGGCTGTCGTCGGCGAAGACCAGATCGCTTCGATCGTCCAGAGCTGGACGGGCATCCCCGTCACCAGGCTGGTCGAGGCCGAGAGCCAGAAGCTCCTGCGCATGGAGGCCGACCTCCACAACCGGATCATCGGCCAGAACGACGCCGTCGGCGCTGTGGCCCGTGCCATCCGCCGAGCCCGTAGCGGTCTAAAGGATCCGAAGCGGCCGATCGCCAGCTTCATGTTCCTCGGCCCCACCGGTGTCGGTAAGACCGAACTGGCGAAGGCTCTGGCCGAATACCTGTACGAAAAGGAATCGAACATCGTCAGGATCGACATGTCGGAGTACATGGAGCGGTTCGCGATCAGTCGGTTGGTCGGCGCGCCCCCGGGTTACGTCGGCTATGACGAAGGCGGTCAGCTCACCGAACAGGTGCGCCGCAACCCGTACTGCGTCGTCCTCCTCGACGAGATCGAGAAGGCCCACCCTGAAGTCTTCAACCTGCTCCTCCAGGTGATGGAGGACGGGCAACTGACGGACAGTCAGGGCCGGACCGTCGACTTCCGGAACACGATCATCGTCATGACGTCGAACGTCGGCGTCCGGCCGATCGAGCTCGAAAAGGGCCTCGGTTTCCGCGACACGAAGATGGACTTGAACGATCCGCGGACGTACGAGACGATGAAGGCGAAGATGCTGGACGAGATGAAAAAGCTCTTCCGGCCGGAGTTCCTGAACCGTGTCGACGAAGTCATCGTGTTCCAGCACCTGAAGAAGGAGGAGATCCTCGAAATCGCGGACCTCTATCTGACTCGGGTCAACCGCCAAGCCGCCGAACTCGGTCTGACGATCGAACTGAGCGACAAGGTCAAGGACTTGCTCGTGGAGAAGGGTTACGACCCGAACCTCGGCGCGCGTCCTCTTCGCCGTGCCGTCCAACGGTACATCGAAGACCCGCTCAGCGAAGAGCTGCTGCTCAACGTCTTCCAACATGGGGACACGATCGTCGCCGACGTCGCCGAAGGCAAAGAAGGCGACGAGGAGAAGATCGTCTTCAGCAAACGGTCCGGCGGTGGTAGCGAAAAAGAGAAGATGCTGGTTAAAAACTAG
- a CDS encoding M14 family metallopeptidase gives MTTMLALLAVQAGAWPQTRAERTGYQETSHYEDVVAFLDGLKAKGAPITIKRTGKTTKGRDQLLVIASRPRLVSPESAREAGKLIVHIQANIHAGEVEGKEAILHLLRKWCQEKNGVLDKAVLLINPIYNIDGNEEFAPQSRNRPGQNGPELVGQRANGQGLDLNRDYIKAESPEMQAALKSVWNPWRPHVFMDLHTTDGTRHGYPLTWSPPLNPNTDKDIYLYARDSLMPKVKAKLESQGLRTFDYGNDETVAGRRAWYSVAPDGRYSTNAAGLRNCIGVLSEALVYLPFKERVEATEKFVTAVVDQALKDSAKIQAMQRAADRNWTIRTRKELGVRFDFASRGTEPVWLEKKSASPKRGVPKDLEQVKLPVLDRFVATRSVRLPLAYVVPGSARKVIELLRLQGVRTRTVAKSESVKGAVAFVTTFHQDAQPFQKHKLIRLDVERRQTDVLLDPGDVVVPCDNRDAALVHCILDPESTDGAVTWGFFGEKFPVGSAVPVRMLFQYEGVSR, from the coding sequence ATGACAACGATGCTCGCCTTGCTCGCCGTGCAGGCCGGTGCGTGGCCGCAGACCCGGGCGGAGAGGACCGGCTACCAGGAGACGAGCCACTATGAGGACGTCGTCGCGTTCCTCGACGGGCTCAAGGCGAAGGGCGCGCCGATCACCATCAAGCGGACCGGCAAGACCACGAAGGGCCGCGACCAGTTGCTCGTCATCGCGAGCCGGCCGCGCCTCGTCAGTCCAGAATCGGCGCGGGAGGCGGGCAAGCTGATCGTCCACATCCAGGCGAACATCCACGCGGGCGAGGTCGAAGGGAAGGAGGCGATCCTTCACCTGCTGCGCAAGTGGTGCCAGGAGAAGAACGGCGTGCTCGACAAGGCCGTGCTCCTGATCAACCCGATTTACAACATCGACGGGAACGAGGAGTTCGCGCCCCAATCGCGCAACCGGCCGGGGCAGAACGGGCCGGAACTGGTGGGGCAGCGCGCGAACGGGCAGGGACTCGACCTGAACCGGGACTACATCAAGGCGGAGAGCCCGGAGATGCAGGCGGCCCTGAAGTCGGTCTGGAACCCCTGGCGGCCGCACGTCTTCATGGACCTGCACACGACCGACGGCACCCGGCACGGCTATCCGCTGACCTGGTCGCCGCCGCTCAACCCGAACACGGACAAGGACATCTACCTCTATGCGCGCGACAGCCTGATGCCGAAGGTGAAGGCGAAGCTGGAGTCGCAAGGGCTGCGGACGTTCGACTATGGCAACGACGAGACGGTCGCGGGTCGGCGGGCGTGGTATTCGGTCGCCCCGGACGGACGGTATTCGACGAACGCGGCGGGCCTGCGCAACTGCATCGGCGTCCTCAGCGAGGCGCTCGTCTATCTGCCTTTCAAGGAGCGTGTGGAGGCGACGGAGAAGTTCGTGACGGCGGTCGTCGACCAAGCGTTGAAGGATTCGGCGAAGATCCAGGCGATGCAGCGGGCCGCGGACCGGAACTGGACGATCCGGACGCGGAAGGAACTGGGCGTTCGGTTCGACTTCGCTTCGCGGGGCACGGAGCCGGTGTGGCTGGAGAAGAAGAGCGCGTCGCCGAAGCGGGGCGTGCCGAAGGACTTGGAGCAGGTGAAGCTGCCCGTCCTCGACCGGTTCGTGGCGACACGGTCGGTGCGGTTGCCGCTCGCGTACGTCGTTCCGGGTTCGGCGCGGAAAGTGATCGAGTTGTTGCGGCTCCAAGGCGTGCGGACGCGGACGGTGGCGAAATCGGAGTCGGTGAAGGGCGCGGTCGCTTTTGTGACGACGTTCCACCAGGACGCGCAACCGTTCCAAAAGCACAAGCTGATCCGGTTGGACGTCGAACGGCGACAGACGGACGTGTTGCTCGATCCGGGCGACGTCGTCGTGCCGTGCGACAACCGTGACGCGGCGCTCGTCCACTGCATCCTCGACCCGGAGAGCACGGACGGGGCGGTGACGTGGGGCTTCTTCGGCGAGAAGTTCCCGGTCGGGAGCGCGGTGCCGGTCCGGATGCTGTTTCAGTACGAAGGCGTCAGTCGCTGA
- a CDS encoding leucyl aminopeptidase family protein has protein sequence MFRSVSVRREAVSDLVVRFVRKGSEAPATWPSESVEAVARAEFQGDAGQTVESFPHGSPRELVLGLGDAPDDRPDALLKAFSSAARRIAAMKVRAVSIDSTEIRGAGLHQAIGEAFGLLSWTMDEFLGSGSERRDAVDLAVWADDGDFDRELERGLALAASTNWARTLTATPPNVATPEWMSAQAVRLADQGLDVRVLDGEELRTERLAGLINVGKASANKPCFIRIAYQPEGTMGGEPVVLLGKTVTYDTGGLAIKSREGMKGMKGDKAGGCAVLGAMHAVATVLRPSFPVVGILVAAENSIGPDAFRNDDVLTFRNGVTVEVTNTDAEGRLVLADGLCWAADCETPRCVIDLATLTGGVVVALGGVFAGLFSNDDALAGALSEAGAATGERLWRLPLDKEYESYLKSPVADVVNSAASRGAHPVMGATFLSKFVPDGTSWAHIDIAGVAQTDADKGPFTAGPTGFGVRLLARYLEQTA, from the coding sequence ATGTTCCGCTCCGTTTCCGTGCGACGTGAAGCCGTCTCCGACCTGGTCGTCCGCTTTGTCCGGAAGGGATCGGAAGCTCCCGCGACCTGGCCTTCGGAGTCTGTCGAAGCCGTCGCCAGAGCCGAGTTTCAGGGTGACGCAGGACAGACCGTCGAGTCGTTCCCTCACGGTTCTCCGCGCGAACTCGTTCTGGGCCTGGGAGATGCGCCGGACGACCGTCCTGACGCGCTCCTTAAGGCGTTTTCGTCCGCAGCAAGGCGCATTGCGGCGATGAAAGTCCGAGCGGTGTCGATCGATTCGACGGAAATCCGCGGTGCCGGTCTTCACCAGGCTATCGGCGAAGCCTTCGGTCTGCTGTCTTGGACGATGGACGAGTTCTTAGGTTCTGGGAGCGAAAGGCGCGATGCCGTCGACCTTGCCGTCTGGGCCGACGACGGTGACTTCGACCGGGAGCTCGAGCGGGGTTTGGCTTTGGCCGCGTCGACCAATTGGGCACGGACATTGACCGCGACACCGCCGAACGTGGCCACTCCCGAGTGGATGTCCGCCCAGGCGGTCCGGCTTGCGGACCAAGGCCTCGACGTCCGCGTCTTGGACGGCGAAGAACTCCGTACCGAGCGGCTAGCCGGACTGATCAACGTGGGAAAGGCGTCGGCCAACAAGCCTTGCTTCATCCGGATCGCCTATCAGCCTGAAGGGACGATGGGCGGCGAGCCTGTGGTGTTGCTCGGCAAGACGGTGACGTACGACACGGGCGGTCTGGCGATCAAGTCGCGGGAAGGCATGAAGGGCATGAAAGGCGACAAGGCGGGCGGGTGCGCCGTCCTTGGGGCGATGCACGCCGTCGCGACGGTCTTGAGACCGTCGTTTCCGGTCGTCGGGATCCTGGTCGCGGCGGAGAACTCGATCGGGCCGGACGCTTTCCGAAACGACGACGTCCTGACGTTTCGGAACGGGGTCACGGTCGAGGTCACCAATACGGACGCGGAGGGAAGGCTCGTCCTCGCGGACGGCCTTTGTTGGGCGGCGGATTGCGAGACCCCCCGGTGCGTCATCGACCTTGCGACCCTGACCGGGGGTGTGGTCGTGGCGCTGGGCGGCGTGTTCGCGGGCCTCTTTTCGAACGACGACGCCCTCGCTGGGGCCCTTTCCGAAGCCGGAGCGGCGACGGGGGAGCGTTTGTGGCGGTTGCCTCTCGACAAGGAATACGAGTCGTACCTGAAGTCTCCTGTAGCCGACGTCGTGAACTCGGCTGCCAGCCGCGGCGCCCACCCTGTCATGGGCGCGACGTTTTTGTCGAAGTTCGTACCCGACGGAACGTCGTGGGCGCACATCGACATCGCGGGCGTCGCCCAGACCGACGCGGACAAGGGCCCGTTCACGGCCGGACCGACCGGGTTCGGCGTCCGGCTTTTGGCCCGATATCTGGAACAGACGGCTTGA
- a CDS encoding transposase: MRRRVFNTPGEAHGLTFSTYRRTKVFTEPRFCGLFLDVLDRERKNLKFEVWAYVPMPDHAHVLIWPTERDYDVSEILRAVKQPVSARILSLLRFESDPRLPRLWNEASQKHRLWQAGGGYDRNLVSRGLLAKTIDTIHDNPVVAGISKLPWDYEWSSAGFYQGLSDGPFKVDRYKG, from the coding sequence TTGCGGCGTAGAGTCTTCAACACTCCTGGAGAGGCGCACGGGCTGACGTTCTCGACCTATCGCCGGACCAAGGTCTTCACCGAACCCCGCTTCTGCGGGCTGTTCCTCGACGTCCTGGACCGCGAGCGGAAAAATCTCAAGTTCGAGGTCTGGGCGTACGTCCCGATGCCCGACCACGCGCACGTCCTGATCTGGCCCACGGAGCGCGACTACGACGTCTCGGAGATCCTCCGCGCCGTCAAGCAGCCGGTCTCGGCCCGCATCCTCAGCCTCTTGCGGTTCGAAAGCGACCCGCGCCTGCCTAGGCTGTGGAACGAGGCGTCGCAGAAGCACCGGCTTTGGCAGGCGGGCGGCGGCTACGACCGCAACCTTGTCTCACGCGGTCTGCTGGCCAAGACGATCGACACCATCCACGACAACCCCGTGGTCGCGGGGATCTCCAAGCTTCCCTGGGACTACGAATGGTCGAGCGCCGGGTTCTACCAAGGCCTTTCCGACGGACCGTTCAAGGTCGACCGGTACAAGGGCTGA
- a CDS encoding adenylate/guanylate cyclase domain-containing protein → MTGVQALVRFLKENPGTHDADGLAERFKVGRNLVLTAMGQVHRDVGASTTPKTAGFGGSVVALWMKATSKPLVWLLTCNGLGLAAMLAGESLSAEVLARVGLTPLFNGILFIAAMFLGPVVQIVGVMRHGSMKSVFQGVGLYAASISILALMPGDKGKLGLLLAAFVMCVMYVVFAAPAVLACAYFKVQKERKAVEKMTRQQLLERLFAVRKALEDPQEPAVKGSFFETPFVLWAERYRFVLAFVVSFAVSCGSSVALLSMDPGRKLIIVGRAPQQDVQAYALPLIVSFVLVMVGNVGQFAFGALCRKPLATIGLAAIHIVANGLVMFLPFAYITSSDFLALPVQRYILGYVMIVLLSFAGFAFRSVAEHRVRARLRRANDPDALMAELLELEWRLTPRSSRVTVLAVDVAGSTRMKQGKDPLVAEWSFRAYQDWIESTCAPHGGVVHSTAGDGAILGFPEPVAAMNAAKSLLAGLPTFNSEVNRLDEPFALRIGIHQGDVQGDLGDVQFTRVIDVAAHLESLAPVGGFAVSETVIGELPAAEFTLSAATTDGHQVYAWTGA, encoded by the coding sequence ATGACCGGAGTCCAGGCGTTAGTCCGATTCCTCAAGGAAAACCCGGGGACGCACGACGCCGACGGCTTAGCCGAGCGGTTCAAGGTCGGTCGCAACCTTGTCCTTACGGCGATGGGTCAGGTCCACCGGGACGTCGGCGCATCCACGACGCCGAAGACGGCCGGTTTCGGCGGTTCCGTCGTCGCCCTGTGGATGAAGGCGACTTCGAAGCCGCTCGTCTGGCTGCTCACCTGCAACGGACTCGGCCTTGCAGCGATGTTAGCGGGCGAATCGCTCTCCGCCGAAGTCCTGGCCCGCGTCGGCTTGACACCGCTTTTCAACGGGATCCTCTTCATCGCGGCGATGTTCCTCGGCCCCGTCGTCCAGATCGTCGGCGTCATGCGCCACGGCAGCATGAAGTCCGTGTTCCAAGGCGTCGGGCTCTATGCGGCGTCCATTTCGATCCTGGCCTTGATGCCGGGAGACAAGGGAAAGCTCGGACTGCTCCTTGCAGCTTTCGTGATGTGCGTCATGTACGTCGTTTTCGCCGCGCCCGCCGTGCTGGCTTGCGCCTACTTCAAGGTCCAGAAGGAACGCAAAGCCGTCGAAAAAATGACCCGCCAGCAGTTGCTCGAACGGCTGTTCGCGGTCCGCAAAGCCCTTGAAGACCCGCAGGAACCGGCGGTCAAAGGCTCGTTTTTCGAGACGCCGTTCGTCCTTTGGGCCGAGCGTTACCGGTTCGTCTTGGCGTTCGTCGTCTCGTTCGCCGTGTCGTGCGGTTCGTCCGTCGCACTCCTGTCCATGGATCCCGGCCGAAAGCTCATCATCGTGGGGCGGGCCCCGCAACAGGACGTCCAGGCGTACGCCCTTCCGCTGATCGTCTCGTTCGTCCTGGTCATGGTCGGAAACGTCGGACAGTTCGCGTTCGGGGCCCTGTGCAGAAAGCCGTTGGCGACGATCGGGCTCGCAGCGATCCATATCGTCGCGAACGGCCTGGTCATGTTCCTCCCGTTCGCCTATATCACGTCCTCCGACTTCCTTGCCTTACCCGTCCAAAGGTACATCCTTGGCTACGTCATGATCGTCCTACTTTCGTTCGCGGGTTTCGCGTTCCGGTCCGTCGCCGAGCACCGCGTCCGTGCACGGCTTCGGCGCGCCAACGATCCCGACGCCCTCATGGCCGAACTGCTCGAACTCGAATGGCGGCTGACGCCGCGGTCGTCCCGCGTCACCGTCCTCGCCGTCGACGTGGCCGGCAGTACGCGCATGAAACAAGGCAAGGACCCGCTCGTCGCCGAATGGAGCTTCCGCGCCTACCAAGACTGGATCGAAAGCACCTGCGCTCCGCACGGAGGGGTCGTCCATTCCACCGCCGGCGACGGGGCGATCTTGGGATTTCCCGAACCCGTCGCGGCCATGAACGCGGCGAAGTCCCTGCTTGCGGGCCTTCCCACTTTCAACTCCGAAGTCAACCGTTTGGACGAACCGTTCGCCCTCCGCATCGGCATCCACCAAGGCGACGTCCAAGGCGACCTCGGAGACGTCCAGTTCACGCGCGTCATCGACGTCGCGGCGCACCTCGAATCACTCGCCCCCGTCGGAGGCTTTGCCGTCTCTGAGACCGTCATCGGGGAACTCCCGGCGGCGGAGTTCACACTCTCGGCGGCGACCACCGACGGTCACCAGGTCTACGCCTGGACCGGAGCCTGA
- a CDS encoding DUF935 family protein, with protein MFRIFNRHRSQTEETAPQLTRFERNAFSIPGSRFGLLGYETYDEMQKDSMVQTVLTLKRLAVVSGGFTLEPSGDHERARRVCRFVEEAFARMEGSPLDVLRNAMDAFAKGWSVQETVYRLDGGRIWIETVRPKDPSLFGLKVDRFGRIEGLTLRLPGEGETSLDPSRFLVYMNRRNYAQPKGRSDLDAAYRHWQAKQGLLAAWKLHLEKFAMPTVLGRFERGLPSDEQASLLRALQDVQNNTAVTFPSEIEVSLLGGGKEPSTGFQEAIEFHNREIARAVLGQTLTTDEGRRVGSLALGKVHLQILLLQVNAIRRELAETVMTEQLVRPLVEANFGPGDVPRFVLQDSGVDAFSSGELR; from the coding sequence ATGTTCCGAATCTTCAACCGCCACCGTTCCCAGACTGAAGAGACCGCGCCCCAGCTCACGCGTTTCGAGCGCAACGCCTTCTCCATCCCCGGATCCCGCTTCGGGCTCCTCGGGTACGAGACCTACGACGAGATGCAGAAGGACTCGATGGTCCAGACGGTGCTCACGCTCAAACGGCTGGCCGTCGTCTCGGGAGGGTTCACGTTGGAGCCGTCCGGAGACCATGAAAGAGCGCGACGCGTCTGTCGGTTCGTCGAAGAGGCGTTCGCCCGGATGGAGGGTTCGCCGCTCGACGTCCTCCGCAATGCGATGGACGCGTTCGCCAAAGGATGGTCGGTGCAAGAGACGGTGTACCGGTTAGACGGGGGCCGGATCTGGATCGAGACCGTGCGGCCCAAGGACCCGTCTCTGTTCGGGCTCAAGGTCGACAGGTTCGGCCGGATCGAAGGACTCACGTTGAGACTGCCTGGCGAAGGGGAGACGTCGCTCGACCCGTCCCGGTTCCTGGTCTACATGAACCGGCGGAACTATGCCCAGCCGAAGGGGCGGAGCGACTTGGACGCGGCCTACCGGCACTGGCAAGCCAAGCAAGGGCTGCTTGCGGCGTGGAAGCTGCACCTAGAGAAGTTCGCCATGCCCACCGTCTTGGGAAGGTTCGAACGGGGGCTGCCCTCGGACGAGCAAGCGAGCCTTCTCCGGGCGTTGCAGGACGTGCAGAACAACACGGCCGTGACGTTCCCCAGCGAGATCGAAGTGTCCCTGCTCGGTGGCGGCAAGGAGCCATCGACCGGATTCCAGGAGGCGATCGAGTTCCATAACCGGGAGATCGCGCGGGCGGTCCTGGGCCAGACGCTGACGACGGACGAGGGCCGACGGGTCGGCTCTCTGGCGCTCGGCAAAGTGCACCTCCAGATCCTGCTTCTTCAAGTGAACGCGATCCGGCGGGAACTTGCGGAGACGGTCATGACGGAGCAACTCGTCCGACCGTTGGTCGAAGCCAACTTCGGTCCGGGCGACGTGCCGAGGTTCGTCCTTCAAGACTCGGGAGTCGACGCGTTCTCCTCTGGCGAACTCCGTTGA
- a CDS encoding DinB family protein, which yields MTRKIFADLARHTAPALRNVVALVAEGRRDAPVSPEGFGARELVCHMADNEQIVLDWIRLSIAEPGAVIDVPDAMELARKNGYLSKDVEDELRRFERLREDVCAFIENLDDEALDRHISCPFRGAVTVHDQCVFLLGHDVYHLDLLSRAALEGQAPVQA from the coding sequence GTGACACGAAAGATCTTCGCCGACTTGGCCCGCCATACGGCTCCGGCGTTGCGGAACGTGGTCGCGCTGGTCGCAGAAGGCCGAAGGGACGCGCCCGTCAGTCCGGAAGGCTTCGGCGCGCGCGAACTGGTCTGCCACATGGCCGACAACGAACAGATCGTCCTTGATTGGATCCGGCTCTCGATCGCAGAGCCGGGGGCGGTGATCGACGTCCCCGACGCCATGGAGTTGGCCCGGAAGAACGGTTACTTGTCGAAAGACGTCGAAGACGAACTCCGTCGCTTCGAACGGCTGCGGGAGGACGTGTGCGCGTTCATCGAAAACCTGGACGACGAGGCGCTCGACCGGCACATCAGCTGTCCGTTCCGCGGGGCCGTCACGGTCCACGACCAGTGCGTCTTCCTTCTGGGCCACGACGTGTACCACCTCGACCTGTTGTCCCGGGCCGCCCTCGAAGGTCAGGCTCCGGTCCAGGCGTAG